The Nitrospinaceae bacterium genome includes a window with the following:
- a CDS encoding cupin domain-containing protein, whose translation MKVKNYKDVELKTEEAAKGAGIRWLLSDRDGMTDMAMRVIEIESGGQTPHHSHPWEHQVFVLKGSGRVVTEEDGTREFSPGAAIFIGPNEEHTFHNDSDETMEFVCMIPVRATLVLDR comes from the coding sequence ATGAAGGTGAAAAACTACAAAGATGTTGAGCTCAAAACAGAGGAAGCTGCCAAGGGAGCGGGTATTCGGTGGCTCCTCAGCGACCGCGACGGCATGACGGACATGGCTATGCGCGTCATCGAAATTGAGTCGGGGGGGCAGACGCCGCATCATTCGCACCCGTGGGAACATCAGGTTTTTGTCCTCAAGGGAAGCGGTCGGGTTGTCACCGAGGAGGATGGTACCCGAGAATTTTCGCCTGGCGCAGCGATTTTCATCGGTCCGAACGAGGAGCACACCTTCCATAACGACTCCGATGAGACGATGGAGTTCGTCTGCATGATACCTGTCCGGGCGACACTCGTTCTCGATCGTTAA
- a CDS encoding 2-dehydropantoate 2-reductase yields MSRIAVLGVGAIGSIYGARLCAQQRHEVDLCVRQTFEKFRIETPSGVIEAPAHCLTTPEEAKPVEWVLLAVKCHQIKDVEPWLRALVGPGTIIAVLENGVEHVVNVAPYAHGAEILPAVVQCPADRLAPGHVVQNAMSGLAVPDNEAGRGLAEIFEGSDIEMTLTSDITTALWRKLCGNIARGPATALTNRGRGVVIDPGVAEVCETLVRECVAVGRAEGADLPESFVEKVVSTQSGIEMDATTSMLVDVRAGLPLEADGMTGAIIRAGERHGIETPLTRSIHALLSAINQ; encoded by the coding sequence ATGAGCCGAATTGCGGTGCTAGGTGTCGGGGCGATAGGGAGCATTTACGGTGCGAGACTCTGTGCACAACAAAGGCACGAGGTCGATCTGTGCGTCAGGCAGACGTTCGAGAAGTTTCGAATCGAGACACCCTCGGGGGTTATCGAGGCGCCTGCCCATTGCCTGACGACGCCAGAGGAGGCGAAACCCGTCGAATGGGTTTTGCTCGCCGTGAAGTGCCATCAAATAAAAGATGTCGAGCCTTGGCTCCGGGCACTCGTGGGCCCGGGCACCATCATCGCCGTGCTAGAAAATGGGGTGGAGCATGTCGTTAATGTAGCGCCCTATGCCCATGGCGCAGAGATCCTGCCTGCTGTGGTCCAATGCCCCGCCGATAGGTTGGCACCAGGCCATGTTGTTCAAAATGCCATGTCCGGCCTCGCCGTTCCTGACAACGAGGCGGGCCGTGGCCTGGCCGAGATTTTCGAGGGAAGCGACATCGAGATGACACTCACCTCCGACATTACAACTGCGCTGTGGCGCAAGCTATGCGGCAACATTGCCAGAGGCCCTGCCACCGCTCTGACCAACCGGGGCCGGGGGGTCGTGATAGACCCAGGGGTGGCAGAGGTTTGCGAGACTTTGGTGCGCGAGTGTGTCGCGGTAGGCCGGGCGGAAGGGGCCGACCTGCCGGAAAGTTTCGTTGAAAAAGTCGTTTCCACCCAATCCGGTATCGAGATGGACGCAACCACCTCAATGCTCGTCGATGTTCGCGCGGGATTACCCCTTGAGGCAGACGGAATGACAGGGGCTATCATAAGAGCCGGCGAGCGCCACGGCATTGAAACCCCTCTGACAAGAAGCATCCATGCCCTGCTTTCAGCTATCAACCAATAG